The sequence below is a genomic window from Ficedula albicollis isolate OC2 chromosome 2, FicAlb1.5, whole genome shotgun sequence.
AAAGGTCCTTTCCTTGCAGATGGTTTGGCCAGAGCATCAATGCCATCCTGATCTGCAGTAGAAGCAACCTGATGGTGGAGATTCCTGATGCTCTCTGTCTTGGGAGAAGAGatttggagcaggagggaatgCACAGAGCTGAAAGGGAgtgggagaagaggagaaggaggcaggTGGGTCATGTTTCCAGGCAGCCCGGGCTGGCCACGTGGCTACTGCCGTGCTTGGTGgcctgagagcaggagctggaagcactGAACTCGTTTGAGAGCCTTGGATAAGAGAGCCATCCTCAATGCCTGGGCTGTGTTCCAGGGAGTGGTTGGCTGGTGTCAGGAGTTGTGCTGAGAGTCTGTTCCAGGGAGTGGGTGGTTGGTGTCAGGAGTTGTGCTGAGGGTCCTCAGCAGTTGTAGCCTCCCCTTCTGCCATAGCAGCCCAGGCCTCCCAGCCCATAGCCAAATCCACGGCCATAGCCCAGCCCATAGCCAAAGCCACCAAATCCCCCAGAGatgggctgtccctgcacactgAGCTCAGTGCCCACGGCAGCCGAGGAGGTGGATCCGACGGCGGtgctctgggggaaggaggtcatgatgggtcctggcagggtgaCCAGCACAGGGGAAGGGTTGATGATGACGCGGGAGTCCTGGCattgcagggcacagggctcgttgcagctgttggccagcGGGGTGGGTCCGCAGGGTCGGCAGAGGTCGTAGCAGGCCATGGGTGTGGTGTCTCCGGTCCCTGGAAGAGAGGggggtgaggcagggcaggggtgtggggGTGTGAGGGGTGGTGATGCAGGAGGGTGAGGGAGTGTGGAGGCTgttgtggggctgtggggaggcgtgagggctgctgaggctggggctgagggtgcTGGAAGAGAGGGGTCAGGGGTGAAGGAGCAGGAGGGTCAGGGGCTTGAGACTCACCTTGTTgtcagcaggaggagaaggaatgaggaGAAGTGTGTGAAGCAGAGAGACTCTGGGCCGGCTTTTATGCTGGTTCTGGAGGGGTGGGACAGCCTTGTCCCATGGCCTTGGGCCATTTTGGAGGCAGCAGGTGTTGCCTGGCCCAGCCTGGTGCGTCATTTTGTggggaatatttttcttcctacaaCTCAGCAGTGTTGTGACCTTTTCTAGAGGCCGTGTCCATCTGACCTTGTAGGCAGCTTTAAAGTGAGAGCTGGCACTTGTGAGGATTTGATCGTTTGATGTGTGTCGGGGAGGGCTGaataaacaaccaaacccaGCAGAGTTGCGATATCCTCAGTGAGGTCATTTTGTGGTGCGCGTGTGCTGTGGCTTGTGGGTGCTTTGTGAAGACTGGGACTCTGTTCTGCATCCCTGCATGTCCATCAGTCATTGTGTTTCTCCCAGGAATGCTGAGGGAGCTGTTGATGTTCCAGGGGAGGTCACCCTGCAATAACTTGGAAAGGTTATAGTGCATAGGAGTGTTCCTATGGGTGAAATCAGATCAAGACAGTGCATCAGGAAAAGTAGAGGCTGGTCCAGTTTAACTTGTTCTGTTGTCATGGTCCATTTGGATTTCTCATCTTTACACTACAATGTAGTCTGTCATTTAAAGTGTATTCCTTGACCTCATTAAGAAATCCATtgaacaaaacccaacccagcttgatccatttttttcccagcctggtCTGTGTGTGATCTCCATGCCTTTATTCCACACTCAAGCCATAAGTTTTCATATCTCACATCCTTTTCTCACATCTGTTCCTGTTAGCAAAATCCAGTAATTGGTAATGGTTGGTCAGAGTAGTCCTCTTCCCTCCTCTGTCACAGTGCAGGTATTAATTTTTTGAATTCTGCAGCTCCGTGTCCTCCTTTTGAGGCCATGTCCATCTGACCTTGGCAGCAGATTTTAAGTGTCTTAGAGGTTAAGGGCAGGTCTTGATGGCGAGTGTCACGGTGGGCTGAAGACATGTCCGAAGCCTTGGAGGATGGGGTGTCATCAGTGATGTCACCCCATGGCACTGGTGCATCCTGGTTTTTGGGTGTATTGTGAAGTGGGGGCCCTAACCATCACAGCTCTGTCAGGATTgtctggctctgcaggagcagtgagAAACTGCTCTTTCCATTATattctctccatccccaccacGTTGCCAACATTCAGAGCCTGTCTATATTCCTAGACTTTCCTGATGGAGATGGGACGTAGATCCCTGTGATTTTGGAGGCCACCAATGCTCCCCAAAGTCTTGAGTTGGTTCAACCCTAGCGCTCATCTCAGCTGGGACCAGCAAGGTCACACTGTGGGgtcacagagctgggctgggactgaGCCATGGAAAGGCAAAATGGTATAGGATAAGGAGAACAAGACACATGAGAAGTAAAGTTCCCCATCCATTGATTAATCCACCCTTGAAACCCATGTGCCTGAGCTTTAGGAAGTCTGAGGGAGTGGACTGTCCTGGTCTCCACCGCTAGTAGGACTCACTGGTGAAACAAAGATGTGGACATGGTTGACTGtgagcactgcagggacactgacagcactgggGTTTCCTCAAAATGGGGACAAGCTGAGAAAACTGGGGGTTCTTTCAGGCAGGAGACAAGAATGCAAATGGGAGATGTTGTCAATAAGACATGGTATGACCTCACTGAAAACACCTCAATTATCCTGAGATTCTGCTGAGTATTCTATATGTTCCGACATATGCCATAATCAAAAAGATAATGCTCACCAATTCTCCCAATTCAGATGTTCTGCCAAGGTCAGATGGACACTGCCTCGAGGGCAGAGCAAGGAATTGCAGAattgcaggaaggaaaacacttcCGCAACTCATGACTCGCTAGCTCGTGCCAGCCAAGAGTTGCTGCCTGCAAAATGCCCCAAGGCCATGGGACAAGGCTGTCCCACCTCACCAGGACCAGCATAaaagccagcccagagcctctCATCCTCACACACTTCTCCTCACACCTTCTCCTTTGCCAGTGCAGACAGCAAGGTGAGCCTCATACCCTTGCCCCTCTTGCTCCTGCACCCCTGACCCCTCTCTTCCAGCAcactcagccccagcctcagcagccctcacgcctccccacagccccacaacAGCCTCCACACTCCCTCACCCTCCTGCATCACCACCCCTCACACccccacacccctgccctgcctcaccccCCTCTCTTCCAGGGaccggagcccccccccccccccccccccccccccccccccccccccccccccccccccccccccccccccccccccccccccccccccccccccccccccccccccccccccccccccccccccccccccccccccccccccccccccccccccccccccccccccccccccccccccccccccccccccccccccccccccccccccccccccccccccccccccccccccccccccccccccccccccccccccccccccccccccccccccccccccccccccccccccccccccccccccccccccccccccccccccccccccccccccccccccccccccccccccccccccccccccccccccccccccccccccccccccccccccccccccccccccccccccccccccccccccccccccccccccccccccccccccccccccccccccccccccccccccccccccccccccccccccccccccccccccccccccccccccccccccccccccccccccccccccccccccccccccccccccccccccccccccccccccccccccccccccccccccccccccccccccccccccccccccccccccccagggacagcccatCTCTGGGGGATTTGGTGGCTTTGGCTATGGGCTGGGCTATGGCCGTGGATTTGGCtatgggctgggctgtggctaTGGCAGAAGGGGAGGCTATAACTGCTAAGGGCCTTTGGCACCACTCCTGACACCAGCAGCTCACTGCTCTGGGAATAGCTCCTGCAAGCAAAGCACCTTTGCTGGTGGTGCCTGCCCTACTTGCACCTCACACCAGatcctttcttcttcattctCCTATCTCTTCATTTTTATGCCTCAATAAAATTTTCCTGCATCAAAGCCTGCGTCGCCTCCTGTTCTGTAATTCCAGTGGTCTCACATCCTTACCAGCATATTCCACACCTCAACAGGTCATTGGTGTATGTGCATCAGCACCTTCCCTcacaaaaatgttgaaaaaactaaaaacaaagtCTGGCATAGAAagcacaggaggggacacatTCCAGAACACAACACAAACCTTATATACTAAACCCTTGGAAACTTTAATGCTCTCCACGGTCCAGGaatgctaaaatatttccatgccAGTGCACACTTGACAAACTCTTTTCCCTCCATGACTCTTGAACTCTTCCTGCACTGTCACAAAATCATCCAGTTGGGCAGGAAATCTGGAGTGCAAGTGCTTCAAGCAAGATAAACAGGAGCAGAACTTCCAGCACCATGGACAGTTCAGTGTCGTTTCTCCCAGGACAGACACTCCTCCACTTCCACTATGGCTACCCTCACTATGAAAGATTCCTGTCTTCTTTAGTAACTGCAATCCATCTGTTTCCCCTTTGCTATTGCCCTCTTGCCCTGCACGTGTGCACTGCTGAGAATAGCCAGGCTTCATCCTCTGCCATCAGAGATTTGCACACATTGATGACACCCCCTTCTCTCCCCCTGggagtcccagctctctcagtttCTCATCCAGGAATGATTCACCAGCCCCTTTGGAATCTTGGTGGTTCTGAACTGGTCGCCATTCACTAAGTTGACTTCATTTTCACACTGGGGAGCAGAACTGCAACACCTCACATGGGACCTCATCAGTGCTCAGACGACACCAAGAGTCACCTCCCCCTGACTCATCACAACACTTCTCCCCAGTCTTGACTGAAAGACTTGGGGTTCCTTTTCCCAAAATGGTGATATAGGGACACCTCCTGCCCCATTCCTTCTAATCTGGAACCATAAAGGCtttttcagagaagcaaatAAATGTTCCAAGTGATGCCCTAGGATGACTCCTTCCAAAAAAAAGCACTTGGCATCTGTGCTTGCTTAAGTCCAACAAATGTCCAGAACCTGTCAGGTTTTCAGTGCTGACCCAGTGGATCCAACGAGGGACTTGAAACAACTCCTGGGCTACAGCAGTGGGGACTTACTGCTATATGGACTTTGGGACACTGACCACAAGCCTCTGGATCCAGCCCTTCAGAACTTTCTCAGTCCACTACGCTGAGCACTGACACAACCAGGACTTGTCTAGGTTGTTGAGGATCAGGCAGTGCTCACCTCCAAGAACCCTGGGCGACCTCCAAATCCTCATTCAGACAATCACAAGTGGTGTCACCTCTTTGCACTCAGTCCAAGCGAAGatcaaaaatatcaaaatatttgagGCTAGTGTCACCCAGGCACCCACTGAGCATGTCCAAACAGAAAGGTGAGGTCTGATGTCAGGCTTTGTCAACTAGGAAAAATGCATGGAGGGATAGAAGGCAATGGAAGGTGCAACACCTCCTccttggcacagctgcacagcccagacCAGCCTATCAGAACTGTGTGAAACTGGGGTAGTTTTTCAGAAGGCACCCACAAACAGCACACGAGGGTCATGGGGTGACCACAGTGATGACACCCCACATCTCCAAGGCTTGGGTCATGTCTTCAGCCCTCCCTGACATGAATCATCAACAGAAGATTTTGACCTTCTAGTACTTGCAATTAAAAGTTACAGACACAGACGGACAGGGCCTCAGGAGCAGGATATGGAATTGCACAATTCCACAAAGAGACGCACCCACCTTGTCAGTAAAAGACAGTGTAGCTCACTGATTGTCCTTTAGTAATTACTGGTAATTTGCTTACAGGAACACAATGTTAACAATTACAAGTTATGAGTTATGAAACTTGCGGCTTGAATGCAGAATAAGTGAATTGATGTCACAgacagcctggggaaaaaaggatcaAGCCCAGTTTGTTGTTTCTTTACTGGATTTCTTAACAACGTCAAGAAATACAGCTCAAATGGCAGAATATATTGTCATGTAAATTAGAGAAATCCAGATGGGCCTTAACACTGCAACAAATTCAGCCTGAATAGCCTCTCATTTTAAAGATCCTCTTCCTTGATCACATTCAAGACACAAGGCCATGAGCTCTTTTTCATCCATCAAGAAGTGCTCCCAGGTACCAGGACCTTTCCAAGTTATTGCAGTGACCTCCCCAGGACATCAGAAGCTCCCTCAGCATTCCTGGAGCAACACAATGACTGATGGGCATCCAGCGGAACAGAAAAGAGTCCAAATCTTCACAGGGCACCTATAAACCACAGCATACAAGTGCCACAAAATGACAGCACTGATGACATTGCAAATCTCCAAGAATCTGGTTGTTCATTCAGTTCTCCCTGACACACACTGAACAATTAAATCCGCCCAAATACCAAATTATTAAAGCTGCCATCAAAGTCAGATGAACATAGCATCAAGAGCTATTGTAGAATTGCATGAAGGAAAACACTCCCCACCTCATGACTCAGCCCCAAGGTCATGGGACAAGGCTGTGGTTGGCTTGGGAAcatttttccaaactttttGTGGCTGCCTGAACCTTGTGCACACCTGGAGCAAGGGATAGGCCTCTCTCCCTCACACACTTCTCCTCacacatcctcctcctgctcctgctgacagCAAGGTGAGTCTCAAGCCCCTgaccctcctgctcctgcacccctggcccctctcttccagcacactcagccccagcctcagcagccctcacgcctccccacagccccacaacAGCCTCCACACTCGGTGACCCTCCTGCATCACCACCCCTCACACccccacacccctgccctgcctcaccccCCTCTCTTCCAGGGACCCTCCACACCACACCCATGGCCTGCTACGACCTCTGCCGACCCTGCGGACCCACCCCgctggccaacagctgcaacgagccctgtgccctgcaatGCCAGGACTCCCGCGTCATCATCAACCCTTCCCCTGTGCTGGtcaccctgccaggacccatcatgacctccttcccccagagcaCCGCCGTCGGATCCACCTCCTCGGCTGCCGTGGGCACTGAACTCaatgcccagggacagcccatcTCTGGGGGATTTGGCTTTGGCCTTGGCTATGGCCTGGGAGGCCTGGGCTGTGGCTACGGCAGAAGGGGCGGCTACAACTGCTAAGGGACCTCAGTACCACTTCTGACATCAACAATGCGCTTGGGGCCCAGGCAACAGCTCCTGAAAGTGAATTGCCTCGGCTGCTTGTCGCCTTACTTGCATCTCACACTGCATTCCTTTTAgttctttctcctgttttcatttttttccctcaataAAGTTTTCCTGCATCAAAGTCTGAGATGCCTCCTCATCTTTTTGAATTCCAATGGTTTCACATCCTCACCCAGCAAAATGCCATTGTTGTGggcagaaaagaagcagaacatCTCTTTTAGCAAAGTTATCACCACCAGTGACAACCAAGAAAGGCACTGGAAGCAGGGGACAATGGTACACCTTCTAGAACATGACACAAACCTAGGACCTACTGCCTCAAAGGTTTTAACACATCCGTGGTCTCCTGCTCATGGCTCTGGCAGAGTCTCTTTGTGCCAGCTCACACTTGACAAAATCTCTTCCCCTCCAGGACTCCTGAACCCACCCAGCAAACAGGGAGGAACATCATCATCCACTTGGGCACAAACTCTGGAATGCAAGCACTTCATTTCCCTCTGCTCGAGCAAAGTCAGCAAGGGCAGCATTTCCAGGACCATGGCCAGCACAGTTTTGCTTCTCCCAGCAGACTCCATCAGTTTTTCCACTCTGTGACCACTCTCACActgaaaaattctttccttctttgccCACAGAATtccatctgttttctcttctgcccttcctccttttctttcactgtgtGCAATGTTGAGAACAGCCAGGCTCCCTCAACATTATCCTCTGCCATCAGGGATCTGAGGACACTGATGACACTCTCATGTCCAGCCTTGTCTCCTGGGAGTCTCCACTTTCTCTGCTCTCTAGGAAAGATTCTCCTGCCCTTTCAGTATCTTGGTCCCCTGATCTGGTCTTGTTTCACTAAGCCCTTGTGCTTCTTTCACTGGACAGCCCAGAACTGCCCACACCACCCCACATGGGACCCCACTAATGTTCTAATGTTCTAGTCCCGTTGTTCTCCACCAGCACCGCCGAGTCCTGCTCAGCAAAGCTTCTTTCCCACCTCTCAGCCGCCAGCATGACCTGGGCCCACTGCCATTCCTGCATAGATGCAGAACTTCATGTTTCCCTTGCTTGAACTTCAGGAGATTCCTTTAACCCTCactctccagctccttctgacTGGTGGCACAACCAGGGGGTGCCTCAGCCTCTCCATCAGATGCCAACTTGCTGAGATGACAACAATCCCACTGCCTATGTCATTGTTGAGGATTTTCAACAGGTTTGGCCTAATGGATACAACTCTTGACCGATTTCCCTTAAGAACTGCCTTGATTTGAATTTTGGGACACTGATCCCCAAGCCTCTGGGGCACAGCCACTCTCAGGTCACTCACTGCACCCTCAGGGAACCCACACTTGCTCAGATGCTCTGGGAGCATGGAATGGGAAGGAGTCTTAAAGGCTTCACAAAGGGTTGTGTccaacagcagccacagctctctcCACATGCCCAGGCTGAGtcactggcacagagcagacacagagctCAAACACCATTTCCTCAAGGGAAATCCTCCAGGAGAAGTGGCCACATCCATCAGCACTTGATACAACTCAAGACCCCAAAGGCCCTGGCTCTCTTTTATCTTGCTGCCACTCCACTTTGGCCTCTGCTCCCTTGCACCCAACACCCATGGAATCagttcagctggaaaagcctcTTGACATTGAGTACCAGTGTTAATGCAGGACTACAAAATCCACCACTAAACAATCACATCTTAGAAACGTTTTTGATGCAAAAggtctaaattaaaaatacaataaaactCTAACCTCAGCACTACCAAGGCCACCAATTACCCATGTCCTCAAGTGAGGTATGTCCAGGGATattaaatccctgcagggatgatgactccaccacTATCCTGTGCAGTCTGTGACAGGAATGACAATATTCTCCACGGAGGAACCTTCCTTAATATCCAGCCTAAGCTCCTCCTAGAGACACTTGGACTCTGGATTCCTGCTCTTCTACGGTGCAGTGAAAGGGAAACAGATTTCCCATCCAGTTTATAAAGAGTACATTCAGAAAACAGACATATGAAATtatgatgcaaaaaaaaaaactttattgaGACAAAATAGTGAAAAAGCAGGAGTTGCCAGCAGAAGGGAATTGGGCTGAGGTGCAATCAAGGCGACCCTCAGCTAAGGACCTTTGCTTGCACGTGGTTTGGCCAGAGCATAAAGACCTTCCTGCCCCAGattgagagcagagcagcagaggcgCCCAATGGTCCCTGGCTTGGGAGAAGGGGTTTGCAGCAGAGGGAGTTGGACAAAGCTGAAGGGGAGAGCAGAGGCATGGAACATGAGAAAAGGTCTCTGGTGGCACACGCCTGGCTCAGGAGGGAGTCTGGAGAGGCGCTTTGGGAAGTTCagaagctgagcagcagcactctcTGGCTGGTGGTGTCAGAGCATCCAGttcctctggagctgcctctcaggagggtgctgagctgggcatGGCTCTGGGTGAGCACAGGACAGCAGAGACAATAATTAGTGCAGAGGCGCGGGGGATGCGCCGCTCTCACCGAGGACAGCGCGGAGCCGCGCCACCCACGAGGCATCGCCGCGATGATGACTTAATTGGGAGGAGTTGCTCAAGCATGtaccagccctggcacagagttAGAAACTTCTGCTTCAGGTAATGTTTTaacaagttgttttcttttttgtgttgtcACCTGAACCAGAAGATTCAGGTGCCTGCTTATTAGGAGGCAGATGGGCCATGTTTGCAGCCGGCCTGGGCTGGCCCCTTGGCTACTGCCTTGCTTGGtgccctgagagcaggagctggaagtgctgagCCCATTTGAGAGCCTTGGCCCAGAGAGGCATCCTGAAAGCCTAGAGTGTGTTCCAGGGAGTGGGTGGCTGGTGTCAGGAGTGGTGCTGAGGGTCCTTAGCAGTTGTAGCCACCCCTTCTGCCATAGCAGCCCAGGCCTCCCAGCCCGtagccacagcccagcccataGCCAAATCCACGGCCATAGCCCAGCCCATAGCCAAAGCCACCAAATCCCCCAGAGatgggctgtccctgcccccccccccccccccccccccccccccccccccccccccccccccccccccccccccccccccccccccccccccccccccccccccccccccccccccccccccccccccccccccccccccccccccccccccccccccccccccccccccccccccccccccccccccccccccccccccccccccccccccccccccccccccccccccccccccccccccccccccccccccccccccccccccccccccccccccccccccccccccccccccccccccccccccccccccccccccccccccccccccccccctccggtCCCTGGAAGAGAGGggggtgaggcagggcaggggtgtggggGTGTGAGGGGTGGTGATGCAGGAGGGTGAGGGAGTGTGGAGGCTgttgtggggctgtggggaggcgtgagggctgctgaggctggggctgagggtgcTGGAAGAGAGGGGtcaggggtgcaggagcaggagggtcAGGGGCATGAGACTCACCTTGATATCAGCAGGAGCAAGAGGAGAAGGTGTGAGGAGAAGTGTGTGAGGGAGAGAGGCTCTGGGGTGGCTTTTATGCTGGTCCTGGATGGGAGGGACAGCCTTGTCCCATGGCCTTGGGGCCTTTTGCAGGCTGCAGCATTTGGCTGACCCAGCCTGGTGAATCATGAGGTGGGGagtattttccttcctgcaaCTCTGCAATTCCATGTCCTTTTCTTGAGGCTGTGTTCATCTGACCTTGGCAGAACCTCCTGGTTGGGAGAATCGGTGGCCAATATCTTGGTGGTCGTATAATGTGTCAGGACACATAGAATATTCAATTATAGATTTGGAGAACTGGAAAGTCAACACTGAGCTCATGCTGTGGCATATTAAACACATGTCCCATTTGCATTTTTGTCTCCTGTCTGAATGAAATTCCTGGTCCTTGGTTTCTTCTCCTTTTAAGGATGCTCCAGTCCTGTCAGTGTCATGGTCTCCCTGAGTTGCTCTTGGCCAACAATGTCCATGTCCTTGTTCCACTGTGGAGTCCCACAAGTGGTAGGCAAGAGGATGGACACCACCCTCATcctatttgcatttcttttcctaatcCTGTCCTGGTAACTGCCGGCATTTTTTGCAGCAAAGGGCATATGGCCAAAGGGTGGATTAATCAATGGATGAGGAATTGTTCTCCTCACATCATGTTCTACTTATCCTTCACCACTTTTCCTGACTATGCATCAGCGTGAGCCCAGCACTGTGACCCTACAGTGTGACTTTGCTGAGCCCAGATGAGATGAGCACTAGGGACAAACCAACACAAGACTTAGGGCAGCATGGGAAGCCTCCCTATATGGCAGGCATTGCTTTCCCATCCACCACAGGGAAGATCTGGCATATAAAAACACCTGGAGAGAGGGCAACATGGCGGGCACGGAAACAATGAAAGGGGGAGACTCTCCCAAGCAGCGCTCCTGCAAAGCCCAGACCAGCCTGACAGAGACGTGATAGTTTGGGGCTCATCTTCACAATGTGCCCACAAACCACAGAACACAAGTGCCCTGGGGTGACCTCACTGATGACACCCAACCTCTCCAAAGCTTTGCTCATGCCTTCAGCTTGCCCTGGCAAGGCCATCAACACCTTCCTTTAACCTCTAAtacttgcatttaaatattGCCATCAAAGTCAGGTGGACAAGACC
It includes:
- the LOC101817649 gene encoding feather beta keratin-like, whose translation is MACYDLCRPCGPTPLANSCNEPCALQCQDSRVIINPSPVLVTLPGPIMTSFPQSTAVGSTSSAAVGTELSVQGQPISGGFGGFGYGLGYGRGFGYGRGFGYGLGCGYGLGGLGCYGRRGGYNC
- the LOC101817460 gene encoding feather beta keratin-like; this translates as MACYDLCRPCGPTPLANSCNEPCALQCQDSRVIINPSPVLVTLPGPIMTSFPQSTAVGSTSSAAVGTELNAQGQPISGGFGFGLGYGLGGLGCGYGRRGGYNC